A region from the Acyrthosiphon pisum isolate AL4f chromosome A1, pea_aphid_22Mar2018_4r6ur, whole genome shotgun sequence genome encodes:
- the LOC100165927 gene encoding mitochondrial intermembrane space import and assembly protein 40-B, with amino-acid sequence MSQVIKDGKDTIIFATKEDHQSPSKVTLSPPEPSPGLIFPDGSINWNCPCLGGMATGPCGVEFRESFTCFHYSKEEPKGMECREKFTAMWTCMDQYPEVYTEGLKDDEEFLNKEEQADETIKNKETNS; translated from the coding sequence ATGTCACAAGTAATTAAAGATGGTAAAGACACAATCATATTTGCCACAAAAGAAGATCATCAGTCACCTAGTAAAGTCACATTATCACCACCAGAACCCTCACCGGGTCTCATATTTCCAGATGGCTCCATCAACTGGAATTGTCCATGTTTAGGAGGAATGGCGACTGGGCCTTGTGGGGTTGAATTTAGAGAATCATTTACATGTTTTCATTATAGTAAAGAAGAACCTAAAGGTATGGAATGTAGGGAAAAGTTCACAGCTATGTGGACTTGCATGGACCAATATCCAGAAGTATATACAGAAGGTTTAAAAGATGAtgaggaatttttaaataaagaagaaCAAGCTGATGAAACCATCAAAAATAAAGAGACAAATTCGTAA
- the LOC100572992 gene encoding uncharacterized protein LOC100572992, with protein sequence MGSVNNAVRCGFICRLCSKIDKRVVHIYGELGRKYNLVQKIRDYLPIKIKSSDGLPLTLCVSCVQRLNRRHTLQMAIKHSTARIVSRTTVESTTGRDECNQRQQIHLSSAVQSI encoded by the exons ATGGGAAGCGTGAACAACGCTGTCCGTTGCGGTTTCATATGTCGTCTGTGTTCGAAAATAGACAAGCGCGTTGTGCACATCTACGGCGAACTAGGCAGAAAATACAATTTGGTTCAAAAGATCAGAGACTATTTGCCCATAAAG ATTAAATCTTCTGATGGTTTGCCGCTCACATTATGTGTATCATGTGTTCAAAGATTAAATCGCAGGCACACATTACAAATGGCGATAAAGCACAGTACTGCTCGTATAGTATCTCGCACCACAGTAGAATCTACCACCGGAAGAGACGAGTGTAATCAACGTCAACAAATACACCTCAGCTCAGCTGTACAGTCAATTTGA
- the LOC103309997 gene encoding sideroflexin-2-like — MGADLSPNTPLSLSKYPKLKHRLAFPAPPGFLRRISTNLRLTYKRVAQNQPNGSISNDDITETKLLYAHQIYESVIHPDTNEVQNRFGRLSFIPIGKSLIVGVLLSQLTKNYSSYVWHGLNQSYDSLVNFTNRNGDTKFIPTNQFRFGISILAATATSTLAAFHIERFLLSKICHPILYRFVPLITFAGASFINVPIIRHNEIIDGVRIYDCNKEKVGYSRFAGLKGIGETIVTRIIMLAPGVVLIQYLEDVLDNKSCWFRKNKWAHFAFNSIGFGIILIGMLPTACAVFPQFR, encoded by the exons ATGGGGGCGGATTTGTCCCCAAATACACCCCTGTCGCTTTCAAAATATCCTAAGCTTAAGCATCGTTTGGCGTTTCCTGCACCACCCGGCTTCTTACGCAGGATTTCTACAAATCTTCGCCTCACATACAAACGTGTTGCTCAAAACCAACC AAATGGATCAATTTCAAATGATGATATCACAGAAACAAAACTGTTATATGCACATCAAATCTACGAAAGTGTGATTCATCCCGACACTAATGAAGTTCAAAACCGTTTTGGACGATTGTCATTTATACCAATTGGAAAATCATTAATAGTTGGTGTTCTACTATCTCAATTGAC aaagaaTTATTCCAGTTATGTTTGGCATGGTCTCAATCAATCATACGATTCATTAGTAAATTTTACTAACCGTAACGGTGATACCAAATTCATTCCAACTAATCAATTTAGATTCGGAATATCCATTTTGGCTGCCACAGCTACATCGACTTTGGCTGCATTTCATATTGAAAGATTTCTCCTTAGCAAGATATGTCATCCAATACTTTAT cgGTTCGTTCCATTGATAACATTTGCGGGTGCCAGTTTTATTAATGTCCCAATAATAAGACACAATGAAATCATAGATGGTGTAAGAATATATGACTGTAATAAAGAAAAAGTTGGATATTCAAGa TTTGCTGGATTAAAAGGCATAGGAGAAACCATAGTTACTAGAATTATAATGCTCGCTCCGggagtag ttttaattcaatatttggaAGACGTGTTGGATAACAAAAGCTGCtggtttagaaaaaataaatgggCACATTTTGCTTTTAATTCAATTGGATTTGGAATTAT ACTCATTGGTATGCTCCCAACAGCATGTGCTGTATTTCCACAATTTAGGtaa